A stretch of Mycobacterium sp. ITM-2016-00316 DNA encodes these proteins:
- a CDS encoding 2-C-methyl-D-erythritol 4-phosphate cytidylyltransferase, with product MSPASDPRTAVGVVLAAGIGARVGADGNKAYLRLAGRSMLAWSVRAVAGTAEVGRVILVYRRGERDVAARTLGDDLPGVAVELVEGGDSRHESEFNMLRHIAADIEDGTVEVVLIHDAARPLAGPDLMRAALDTARRHGGAVPAVAATGLARPRPGGGLEPLTERLVRVQTPQAFRAGPLLQAYRRAADESFDGTDTSACVQHFTEVDVRVFPGAATNLKVTYPPDIRLAEHLLAGTVNADSR from the coding sequence GTGTCCCCAGCTTCGGATCCCCGCACCGCGGTCGGTGTGGTGCTGGCTGCCGGAATCGGTGCGCGGGTCGGCGCCGACGGCAACAAGGCGTATCTGAGGCTGGCCGGCAGGTCGATGCTGGCCTGGTCGGTCCGGGCGGTGGCCGGCACCGCAGAGGTCGGCCGGGTCATCCTGGTATACCGGCGGGGCGAGCGCGACGTGGCGGCCCGGACCCTTGGCGACGACCTGCCCGGTGTCGCGGTGGAACTCGTCGAGGGTGGCGACAGCCGCCACGAATCCGAGTTCAACATGCTGCGCCACATCGCCGCCGATATCGAGGACGGCACCGTCGAGGTCGTGCTCATCCACGACGCCGCGCGTCCGCTGGCCGGCCCGGATCTCATGCGCGCAGCGCTCGACACGGCCCGCCGCCACGGTGGCGCCGTGCCCGCGGTGGCAGCGACGGGCTTGGCCCGGCCACGACCCGGCGGCGGGCTCGAACCGCTGACCGAGCGGTTGGTACGTGTTCAGACACCGCAGGCCTTCCGGGCCGGGCCGTTGCTGCAGGCCTATCGACGCGCGGCCGACGAGTCCTTCGACGGCACCGACACCTCGGCGTGCGTACAGCATTTCACCGAGGTCGACGTGCGGGTATTCCCCGGGGCCGCAACCAATCTCAAGGTAACCTACCCGCCGGACATCCGGCTGGCCGAGCACCTGCTGGCGGGAACGGTCAACGCCGACAGTCGATGA
- a CDS encoding 2-C-methyl-D-erythritol 4-phosphate cytidylyltransferase: protein MKLSAILPLPVSAARHPESVFTPVDGEPALVRIVRGLTAQVTEVLVPADAAIYERARAGLTGLPARVIVAGENSSTADCLRAVQPHLQASAGTHVLVAEHRHPVLSRDLLARVVAALADGAELVVPVLPVTDTVKRVDGQGVIRSTVDRSELKITQYPFGAAVARLDDLPAVLSASADLVCVAGDADAIPFDLPADAALLAAVIDCRR from the coding sequence GTGAAACTCTCAGCGATCCTGCCGCTACCGGTGTCGGCGGCCCGGCACCCGGAGTCGGTGTTCACCCCCGTCGACGGGGAACCGGCACTGGTGCGGATCGTGCGCGGTCTCACCGCGCAGGTCACCGAGGTGCTGGTACCGGCCGACGCGGCAATCTACGAGCGGGCGCGCGCCGGCCTCACCGGTTTGCCGGCCCGGGTCATCGTGGCGGGCGAAAACAGCAGCACCGCAGACTGTCTGAGGGCGGTGCAGCCACACCTGCAGGCCTCCGCTGGTACCCATGTGCTGGTGGCCGAGCACCGCCATCCAGTGCTGTCGCGAGATCTTCTCGCCCGTGTCGTCGCGGCGCTGGCCGACGGCGCTGAGCTGGTCGTCCCGGTGCTGCCGGTCACCGACACCGTGAAAAGGGTTGACGGGCAGGGTGTCATCCGATCGACGGTGGACCGTTCCGAGCTGAAGATCACCCAGTATCCGTTCGGTGCCGCGGTGGCCCGGCTGGACGATCTGCCCGCGGTACTGAGCGCCTCGGCCGACCTGGTGTGTGTCGCCGGCGACGCGGACGCGATCCCGTTCGACCTGCCCGCCGATGCCGCGCTGCTGGCGGCCGTCATCGACTGTCGGCGTTGA
- a CDS encoding patatin-like phospholipase family protein: protein MPSPTSPADLVLSGGGVKGVGLIGAVVALMDAGYRAQRVSGTSAGSIVGAIVAAARGQLTGIEFKDIALELKYRKFRDPGLVGRLPVIGQPLALVRGRGIYKGDYAHDWVRGQLTNLGVRTFGDLAIDDDDLPVEQRYNLVVTVTDVTTGQLVRLPWDYRRVYGLDPDEQPVADAVRASMSIPFYFRPVTLTDAAGRSSTLVDGGLLSNFPVDSLDRADGGVPRWPSFGVTVLPHLPNDTDHLLPSWGPLRRLVPSRMLDDVITTVLVGRDQAYLNQPWVNARTVRVDSTEVGFLDFDISDTQVEALYANGYSAARDFLAGWDWEAYLRRFRSARPLH from the coding sequence TTGCCGTCGCCGACCTCTCCTGCCGATCTGGTGCTCTCCGGTGGCGGGGTCAAGGGGGTCGGTCTGATCGGCGCGGTGGTCGCCCTGATGGACGCCGGCTACCGGGCGCAACGCGTTTCGGGCACGTCTGCCGGCTCCATCGTCGGGGCGATCGTCGCCGCAGCGCGCGGGCAACTCACCGGCATTGAATTCAAAGACATTGCGCTGGAATTGAAGTACCGGAAATTCCGGGACCCGGGGCTGGTCGGGCGGTTACCGGTCATCGGGCAACCGCTGGCCCTGGTGCGGGGCCGCGGCATCTACAAGGGCGACTACGCGCACGACTGGGTGCGCGGGCAACTCACGAATCTCGGGGTCCGTACCTTCGGTGACCTCGCCATCGATGATGACGACCTACCGGTCGAGCAGCGCTACAACCTGGTGGTCACCGTCACCGATGTCACCACCGGCCAGTTGGTGCGGCTGCCCTGGGACTATCGCAGGGTCTACGGTCTGGACCCTGATGAGCAGCCTGTCGCCGATGCGGTGCGCGCCTCGATGTCGATCCCGTTCTACTTCCGTCCGGTGACGCTGACCGATGCCGCGGGGCGGAGCTCCACCCTGGTCGACGGCGGCCTGCTGTCCAACTTCCCGGTCGACTCTTTGGATCGCGCCGACGGTGGTGTTCCGCGCTGGCCGAGTTTCGGCGTCACGGTACTGCCGCACCTGCCGAATGACACCGACCACCTGCTGCCGAGTTGGGGACCCCTGCGCCGGCTGGTGCCCTCGCGAATGCTCGACGATGTCATCACCACTGTCCTGGTGGGCCGCGATCAGGCGTACCTGAATCAGCCCTGGGTCAACGCCAGGACGGTGCGCGTCGACTCGACCGAGGTGGGATTCCTCGATTTCGATATCAGCGACACCCAGGTCGAGGCGCTGTACGCCAACGGCTACTCGGCGGCGCGGGATTTCCTGGCCGGGTGGGACTGGGAGGCCTACCTCCGGCGCTTCCGGTCGGCCCGCCCGCTACATTGA